In Dermacentor silvarum isolate Dsil-2018 chromosome 2, BIME_Dsil_1.4, whole genome shotgun sequence, the following proteins share a genomic window:
- the LOC119440392 gene encoding adult-specific rigid cuticular protein 15.7 encodes MIAQVTLLLVISTVAFAGGHGGYGHHGGSSRTYRKQNDHGHYGFGYDIVNGYGAVNGRHETGSAYGPVHGSYYLGDIDGRHRQVHYVADKLGFRAMVKTNEPGTKSSLPAAAPYHSAHGKTVPAYGHGGYGGYGGHRGYGGYGGYGGYGGYGGYGGYGGYGGHGYYG; translated from the exons ATGATCGCTCAG gtgacattgttgCTGGTCATCTCGACCGTGGCATTCGCGGGAGGTCACGGTGGCTACGGGCACCACGGTGGTTCCAGCAGGACGTACAGGAAACAGAAT GACCACGGCCATTACGGCTTCGGCTACGACATCGTCAACGGCTATGGCGCCGTCAACGGCCGCCACGAGACCGGCTCGGCGTACGGTCCCGTGCACGGCTCGTACTACCTGGGTGACATCGACGGCCGCCACCGGCAGGTGCACTACGTGGCCGACAAGTTGGGATTCCGGGCCATGGTGAAGACCAACGAACCGGGAACCAAGAGCAGCCTTCCGGCAGCCGCTCCTTACCACTCGGCGCACGGCAAGACGGTGCCTGCCTACGGACACGGCGGATACGGTGGATACGGTGGACACCGAGGCTACGGAGGATACGGCGGCTACGGTGGATACGGCGGCTACGGTGGATATGGTGGTTACGGAGGCTACGGAGGCCACGGATATTACGGCTAG